A part of Populus alba chromosome 8, ASM523922v2, whole genome shotgun sequence genomic DNA contains:
- the LOC118045122 gene encoding uncharacterized protein, giving the protein MGDQFRGSTTAIDSSNIGFQLLKKHGWKEGTGLGISEQGRLEPVQTYLKNNKRGLGADHNKKLLVKKNNTTESSSAPASSSSSSKDKNNQDRSSSRKSKALSKKQRKMQELEKRLQDKEFERGFFREFWPDNV; this is encoded by the exons atggGAGATCAATTTAGGGGTTCAACAACAGCAATTGATTCCTCTAACATTGGCTTTCAGCTCTTGAAGAAGCACGGGTGGAAGGAAGGAACCGGCCTTGGGATTTCTGAGCAGGGGAGATTGGAGCCTGTGCAAACATATTTGAAGAATAACAAGCGTGGACTTGGGGCTGATCATAATAAGAAATTACTTGTGAAGAAGAATAACACGACCGAGTCTTCTTCTGCcccagcttcttcttcttcttcctccaagGACAAAAACAACCAG GATCGCTCTTCTTCAAGGAAATCCAAGGCACTGTCTAAGAAACAAAGGAAGATGCAGGAGCTGGAGAAGCGTTTACAGGATAAGGAATTTGAGAGGGGTTTTTTTCGCGAGTTTTGGCCTGATAATGTTTGA